The following nucleotide sequence is from Mytilus galloprovincialis chromosome 12, xbMytGall1.hap1.1, whole genome shotgun sequence.
GGTTGATTGTGTTTGCCCCAAGTTTAATTACAACTATTTCATGAGGTTCTAGCTCTACGTCAGGTATCAAGATTTAAGACACAGGAGGTTATATATGCAgctccaagtttggtaaaaaaaaataattacggCAGAGATTTTAGCATCACTTCCGCGGTATCAATATTTATTACAATAGAGGTTCTAGTGCTATGTCTGGTAACAAGAGTATTACAGAAGAGGTTATTGCTCAACGATCGGTATCAAAATTAATTACAGAAGAGGTTATAGCTGAAAGTCTGGTAACAAATCTTATTACAGAAGGTATTCTTACGAGCCATGGTATATTTATACACGCACTGTTAAATTGCTACTTTATATTGACAAGTCGGCGTTTTCTCTATGTTTAGTAACGTGTGCAAGGAGTACATggtttattatataatatgttaTGAAGTTGTTAGGTCATGGTAATCGTGCTTTTTTGATGTTTTGTATTATCTCGTATATTTTTTCGACCGACATTTTTCAGTTTAAAACAGAATGATTCgaatactatatatattttttcacttttcattttttttatacaaaagaaaaaatGTGGAAAATTAGAGCTGTGCTATTCAGGAGTTACCATTTTTAGATTGTTTAGCATTAAATAGTTAAATGGTGTATTTTTCAGTCATTTATTACTTCACACTCTAATCTGACTctgttgagaaaaataaattaaaggagtaattaaaaaaaaattgttgaacaACTTTGTAATTTTCTAACACTCAGTCATAAACTACAATAGTCTTGGCCTTATAAAGTacgtttaaatttaaaacatggcTAACTACAGAGAAAAAGTTGTCTTTGTAACAGGTAGGAATATATCATGTTCTGCTATCCGTTTTACTAATACAGAAGTCATATGGCGTAGTTTTGTTTTATGacatttgaaaattattaaatttgctgtGTATTGTATAATGCAATTGTCTATGTATTTTTTCATTGTAATATATTTCTTCCAGACTGAGCGAGAGACGATCTTGGCGATAATGGTTACCTTGACATAAAAATTCATGGAGACACATTCAAAATCACGCGGGAAATTTAATTCTGTGACTCTAGTTTAGTTACAATTGTTCTCTTATTGTGTGATGCCTTATCACTAGATATGATTACAAACGAATTTAACAGGAGCAACACGACAGATGTTACTAGCAGAACAGGACATGTTGACATTTTCTGATAACCTGAGATGACCCTCGGATTTTTGCTGTTCGCGATGCTTAATATTTAGTTTCTGTGTAGTGTACTTTTTAATTggttgtttgtctatttgtctttttctttttactatGTTACCTTCTGTATGTCTTCTGCTTCATGATTtgttttaaggatgttcgctcctctgtttcaaaataacaagctttttgaaagactgttataaattgatagtatataaatgaagaaactaaaaaagcagaaaaaaatgaagggtccgtgtgtttgttttcgagatacaagccattgaaaatttggttggaaatgattctctctagatttttcatacatttaacattggcacctttttttttcaaaaacaatgaaaaaagaataaggattttattagattttcaaatatggctttttaaactagatgtcataaaattatgaaaagaaaagtaggggttagcggGCCAATTTTTTTAatggcactacatggataaaaccagaggattcggaatatctggcaaaaaatcaaaaacaagagGTGCGAACATCCTTAAACTGTCAATTAATTTGTTGTAGACTTTTTGCCCTTGAATTGACACAAAGGTACTCTGTGAATTGGGACATCagtgaaaataagaaaaaaatacgcCCTCCCGCAATTATTGTTCTTTTACAACATGCAGAGCTAATTGGCGGATCCCCCTTATTCgatttattgatttctattttttattttttttaaattatgtgaaCGTTTCATGGTGTTCCGGCCGTTGCAACATTCAGTTTTCAAAATGGCTGGTTCCGCACCTGGATATTGTGTTTATATTGATCTTTCAGGAGCAAGTTCTGGTATAGGAGAAGCCACCGCTATTAAGTTAGCAGAACATGGTGCCAGATTATTTTTAGTGGCTCTTGAAGAGGATAAATTGCAAATTGTACAACAAAAATGCAAGGAAAAGGGTTTAGTGGAAGAAAAAGTAAGCTATTTAAATGTTGATGTGATTATAATTTTTCCGCTTATTTATCAAGATCATCATAACAATGTTTTAACATGTATACTCAATCTTGTTTTCTAGTGTTTCATAGGCTTACATTGAAATACCTGGATTGAATGATGAATGAATTACctttaaacgtccagtggcaaatgcttCACGCATACTAGGACGAGAAGATGTCAATGTGTTACGAACATGAACCCTGCTTAGTTCTTTACCGACACgctataaaatatagaaataagaatgtgtggtatgcttgccaatgagacaagtctccacaacagaccaaatgacacagacattaacaactataggtcaccgtacggccttcaacaatgagcaaaacccataccgtattgtCGCTAGCTTGCAAGATAACAGTGCTTATGAATATATATTACCATACCTGGACATGTTATTCAGAATCCGAGCCGACCATGCGGTCTTTGACGTACGCTTTAATGATGTGtgcctatttttttatttgatcattccTTGAATCGAACCCGCAAACTCTCGCACTCGAGGCCAGAATGCTACCACGAAATTTTTGTAATTActctttttttcattaaaatacatgtaggatgaaatataataattagcatatatatattataaagacatttgaatgAGGGTCTGATTGGGTTTTACAGAGtagagaataatgagcaaaatctACAGCAAAATGGGGGTCTGGATGGGTTTTACAGAGTAGAGAATAACTAGCCAAATCTACAAAAAAATGGGGGTCTGGATGGGTTTTACAGAGTAGAAAATATGAGCCAAAATGAATATTCTGCAGCACAAAGCAGGAATCAATCGTGTacaaaagtgaaaataataaaaaaaaaaaaacaagcgcAGCAGCAGATGAAAATGAAAcgtaaatctgaaaaaaaaaaatcctgctcACCCCCTTCCCCTTATCCCCACTTTCCCCCAAAAACGGTATCAAATAGTCGTCCCGTTATCAAAGATTACATTGTTTACCAAACCAAGTTTTGTGAAAGTTCGGTTTCATAGTTACAAAAATATCAACTCATTCAATAcatactatacatgtataaacacgTGCAAAGTGTTAAGAATTGTTAGATACTGTattgtagatagatataggaagatgtggtatgagtgccaatgagacatctctccatccaagtcaaaatttataaaagtaaaccattataggtcaaagtacggtcttcaacacggagccttggctcataccgaacagcaagctataaagggtcaaaaaaattactagtgtaaaaccatttaaacgggaaaaccaacgatctaatttatataaaaaatgtagaGTTCACTTGATAAATACAGTGTTAAAGGGGCatgcattagctgtcaaattcatgtttaccgaattgaatcaaattctcatatttgatttataatctACTAAAAGGTATATCGAACTAAAACAAAAGGTCTAAAGTGAAGAATTAACAATGGACTCGACAAAATGTATCCGCATTGCGGGTGTATTTTAgcctagacgccatctaattaaccatcGAGGTCACCTCCGAAGACTGCAGACGATCATATAACCCGATatcaacataaatatagatataaatagatagcgaaacgtgcaattggatttttctaggtctattttattttattttataggttaaacaaatatgttaatcatcgtttttacctgtataagaatgagatattgtggatcgaatcagtcaaccaAATGGTTTACCAttctttcactttcaatgttggcATTGTTTTCCTTTTGATAGCCGAACACGCCTAGTTCATGCGTAACCCAACTCTAACTAATGGGTTAAAtagaaggtcacatgaatacggttTCAATGAGGTCGAATCATTCACTTGCatgtgaataattcatcagcgatGTTTCTTTActcattttgacaaaattgaaccaaactggctgctaaaagcgaattattatttcaaatatcaaattttaattgaCTGGTGTAAGAAATCATGTTATATAGATAGTATTAACGAAGTTTGTGAAATTCGACTCATTACAATGTGTGTAGAAAGCCTTACTTCTGCGCacaactttttaatgtatttgaGCACATTCGTTGAACAAAATAACAGCGGTAAATGTTAGCTTAGTATCAGGAAATAGGGTTTTCATGTATCCGAAAATACGTCAAATAGTGTTTAAAATGACGAATTAACTTGttagcttatatcatgtatatgtaacaCATTGTATATACCCTTGTTCATTTAGTTAACGCCTTCTTGCTGGGCACCTACCACACGATGGAAGCGGGGTTTTTAGCAGGAAACGGTcgtttgttttgttattatccAGTAAAACGAATCCTAAgtactaaaaaaaacaaacactaaATCTCAACCTGAAAAGCCTGTTCATGTGTTCTTGCTGAATATTGGTAGCTCTTAACTTTTAGAAAATGACTACGAACCCTGTTTCCATTCAGATATCCTTAGAATTGCATCATCAAGTACTCAATTGTCCATGTGTGTTTCCCTGTGATTTGTTTCTGATAAACGAACCTTTATGTTAACTTTCCAAAAGTGActtaatttatgatttttttctctctttttttctcAAAGTTGGCTTCATATTTCCATGAATGGTCTATATTCATTACAGTTTACTTGTGCGACTTGTAAAATGAATATGCGCAAATGTAATAAAATCTTGTGCgcaatctaaaacaaaaatgtaaatccCTAATGCGCCCAAATGTAATGCGCACGTGAAATTTTGTGCATTCCATTTTATAGGAATTTTAAATAATACTGGTTGTTTTCGATGAGTTAATTGTTTTTTTACTCTGGTTGTTTTAACAAATTTACCATGTTGTCCTGATTTAGTTTGTGAGTAGGTAAGTCAAATTTATTCATATTGAAAATAACCCTTTTTACTATAAGAACTGATAAATTATCACAATTAATATATACACATGATTATATTTTCTTCTTAGATAGGGTATTGCAGTGGTGACTTATCTCAATCTGCCTTCAGGGAAGAAATTGTAAAGAACCTGATACAGAAATTTGGAAGATTGGATATATtggtttgttttatataattaaatatacctttttgtgcaccattataaaagaaaatatgatgtAACCACCAAAGAAGCCGCGACCCAACAAATCTAAGTCAACATCCAGTTAATATTCGGTCCACAGATACAAACATTCATCATTTGTATATGACATAGTGCTAACATTGGAAATGATAactttccaaattaaagttttgtatgcGGAACGTATCAAATTGTTCCAAAATGTTTATCATTAATCGTCTAGACACAGTTTGAGAGAATACGATTTGGAATCGACATGTACTACATGTAACCAAACTCCTGTCAcataaataaaaatcttaattccCATCATTTTCAACGACAAACTTTTACTTAGAACAAGAAATTGTGATCTCACGGTATGTTCTCACAGTATTTATAACAATTGGAAGTAATTCAGGCAAATATTTTACATGCAGAACGTTTTCACCTATTCCGGAtcctttatataaatataatcatatttTATAATGATTTATCATTCACGACGTCTTGAACGAATGATACATGATAAAGTAAAGCTTAGCTATAGTTCAATAGTAGCATCAGGACCGAAAACTTTTGTTTCTCTAAAAGAAAGTCATAATGAGAGATtaaatattttgtagatttttactATTTCAGAATCTGTATTTATATAGAGGTGTTATCATTTATCGGCAAAACGTTCAAGTTTTGGCAATCaaaccaaaaaaatacaaaatagtaCAGCAATTCATTTTGCCATACATAAGCAGTGATAAAGTATCAACTTGATAGCAGAAGAATAGACGCAATTAAGTTTTCATTGCAAAACATAACAATAAAACATTTGCTGAAAATGTAACTGCATctagtaaattttatcaattgaaaaCAGATTGCTCTCATAGAATAAgagaaaagataaaataattaTTCATTACTATGCAAATAAGATATAAGTAGTCCAAAATCTTTGTAACGCCACTCAGATATGAGAAGACTACATCTCATATATGCACATACGTTTCAGGCTGATATTGCAGGCTCTGTTTTGTTTGCAAATGTAAGCGAAACCAAGGAAGAGGATTACGACAGATACGTCAGTGTGAACCAGAAGGCGAAATTGTTCTTGGCACAATTATGCTTGCCATATCTCAAAGAAACAAAAGGTTTGTTAGTATGAGGGAAAACTAAATTCTTTCTGTCACAACTATGGTTCTCTCatctcaaaaaaacaaaatatctgttAGTATAAGAGAAAACTAAGTTCTTACTGGCACAACTATGCTTGCCTCAACTCATAGAAACAAAAGGTTTGTTAGTATGAAGAAAATCTAAATTCTTTCTTGCACAACTATGCTTCTCTTATCTCAAAGAAACAAAAGGTTTGTCAGCATAAGGGAAAACTAAATTCTTGCTGTCACAACTATGCTTGCCTCATCTAAAAAACAAAAGGTCTGTTGGTAGGAGGGGGAAAATATAGGGAATGGTACTTTTAATTGAAGTTTACATGTTTGCTAATTACCAGGCGGAAGGGAAACTATACAATTGAAGAGACGACGTGACAATGGAATTGGctataacaaattaaatatttaaaagcaaaagAGGCAGAATTAAATATTGGcgcattttcatattttcaggAGAAGGCAACAAAAATTGTTAAGATACATTGTAGGGTTACTTTCATGTTAATTGCACCAAAAGTTAAgatgaaaatacatttttaataacaaatatgGAATATAGCATGTATATGTAAACAGTTATGTAAACCAATTCGCCTCTTTTTGATACATACAATCATAAAACATACTtttaagtaattaaaatttcCAATGTAGGTAATATAATCTACATGTCAAGTATCGATTCCACAATGCCGGTAAGtattattaatttataatttagtAGTTTATGTATTCTTCAAATCTGGccttatcaaaataaaaatgaaatcgTACAGTTCCGTTCGAACACCGTGATAATTGAAACGGCACCCGACAACACAACAAAAACATCCATATGTCAATATACCGTCTTCAACAATAATGTGTATGCTGTTTAAATACCATCTGAAGAGGAAAAGAGTTTTCTTGGGAAGTTAACcatatatttaaaagataaaaagaaagccACAAATGTTTTAAATCATAGAATCCATCATAAAAGCACATTTGGAATGTATTACATATTTCACTCCCTAGTAACTTCGTTACttaaattgtaatttaaatttgtaaCGCAAAATTACTATGCAAAAttgaaatgtaaagaaaaaaaaatgtttttatgtttttcagcAACCGGAAGTAGTAGTTTACTGCATGGCAAAAGTAGCTACTGATATGCTTACAAAATGTCTAGCCAAAGGTAAAAGATATTTATAATACAGTAATATTTCTAGATGAATAATTTAAAGGAATTGCCGAATTTCTTTTGTGATGGTACAGTGCTTGAtatcatttttatcttttttcatctgtccatttttttctaatctaacgtttatttaaataagtttgcAATAATGTTCAAAACACTGTATCTTATCTAGAAAATATAATGGGCTTAACTTTATCGACGCATACAGTTAATGaacaaatcattgaaaaaaatattgattaaataaatttctttcagAATTAGGTCCTCACGGTGTAAGAGTGAATGCAATCAAGTAAGTTCTAATTAGTGGGTGATGTAGTACCAAGAACGTTGTCACTAAGTACCTTGATTTGAAATCAATAAACAGTTGGTCCCTAAACCTTCAGTGCCAGATGTAGTATTTCTACTTATGTTGATATTTGTCAATTCAAGTTTGTTTACGTTAATCAACTGTCGGTACTATAAACTGTGTGCATCATCGGATGCAGTGACATAAGTTATGACTTGCTGTTGATTC
It contains:
- the LOC143055354 gene encoding putative oxidoreductase TM_0325 isoform X1, coding for MAYFKEKVVLVTGASSGIGEATAIKLAEHGARLFLVALEEDKLQIVQQKCKEKGLVEEKIGYCSGDLSQSAFREEIVKNLIQKFGRLDILADIAGSVLFANVSETKEEDYDRYVSVNQKAKLFLAQLCLPYLKETKGNIIYMSSIDSTMPQPEVVVYCMAKVATDMLTKCLAKELGPHGVRVNAINPGFIDDTNMLRNSSRKFTEEDEKKFADKFANLAHLKRAGKPADVVSLLLFLASDEASYITGSINNIDGGYHLYP
- the LOC143055354 gene encoding putative oxidoreductase TM_0325 isoform X2 is translated as MAYFREKVVLVTGASSGIGEATAIKLAEHGARLFLVALEEDKLQIVQQKCKEKGLVEEKIGYCSGDLSQSAFREEIVKNLIQKFGRLDILADIAGSVLFANVSETKEEDYDRYVSVNQKAKLFLAQLCLPYLKETKGNIIYMSSIDSTMPQPEVVVYCMAKVATDMLTKCLAKELGPHGVRVNAINPGFIDDTNMLRNSSRKFTEEDEKKFADKFANLAHLKRAGKPADVVSLLLFLASDEASYITGSINNIDGGYHLYP
- the LOC143055354 gene encoding putative oxidoreductase SERP2049 isoform X6 — translated: MAYFKEKVVLVTGASSGIGEATAIKLAEHGARLFLVALEEDKLQIVQQKCKEKGLVEEKIGYCSGDLSQSAFREEIVKNLIQKFGRLDILADIAGSVLFANVSETKEEDYDRYVSVNQKAKLFLAQLCLPYLKETKGNIIYMSSIDSTMPQPEVVVYCMAKVATDMLTKCLAKVLASLMIQICFVIVLGSLQKKTKRSLQTSLQIWHT